In Luteitalea sp., the genomic window AGGGCTTCGCAGATCTCGCAGATGCTTCGAACATCTTGTCCCTCCATGGGCCCTGGGCCACCGGGCCTCAGGACATCGGGAGCACACGTTGTCGTAATGTCGCCCAGTATAACGGCACCAGGAATCAGGATTCAGGAATCCTGATTTCTAATCCTGACGCCTATCTTGGGGCAGAGGCGGTCGAGCGGGCACGTGCGGCAGAGCGGATAGACCGGCTTGCAGATGTTCTGTCCCCACGAGACGAGGAAGAGATTCACGTCCGCCCACCAGCGCTTTGGCACAGCGTCGTACAGCGCAAGCTCGGTCTGTTTTGGTGTTTTCGTCTTCACCCACCCGAAGCGGTTTGCGATACGGTGGACATGCGTATCGACGCAGATATAATCAGCACTCTCGTGAGCAACGATGAGCGTGAGGGTGGCGGTCTTGCGGCCGACGCCTGGCAGCGTGAGGAGCTCCTCCATGGTGGCCGGGATCCGTCCTCCGAACTCCGCGATGATCTGCCGGCTCGCGGCCTTCACGTGGCGTGCCTTGTTTCGATAGAAGCTCACCGGATAGATGAGCCGTTCGATGCGTGTCAGCGGGAGGCGAGCCAGGACGCCAGGCGTCGGCGCGACCGCAAACAGGCGCGTCGATGCCTCGTGTGTCACCGGGTCTCTCGTTTGGGCCGAGAGCATCGTGCCGATCAACACTTGGAATGCGTCCCCCTCTTGCTCCTCGGAGATCTTCTCGATGGCCGGCAACTCCATTGAGAGAATCGCCTTCTTGAGGGTGCGCAACGTGCGGTCGATGGGTGCGGCGTTCGGTGGCATGAGTAATGCTCCACGATGATACGGCATCTGGACATCGATGAATAATGACCAGAGATTCCATTGAAATCGCGGTTCGCGAACTTCGCAATTGGGACAACTGACCATGTCGATTCACATCGTTCGTGCACGAGTACTGTCCATCTGCTTCGCGCTCGTTACGGCTGTCGTTCTCACGGCGCCACCGGTGCACGCGCAAGGCCTTCCCACCGCTGCACCGGAGTCGGTCGGCGTGTCGTCCGAGCGGCTCGCCCGTCTTTCCGAGACGATGCGACGCTACGTCGATGAGAAGCGCATCGCCGGTGTCGTGACGCTCATCGCGCGGGACGGGAAGGTGATCCACTTCGATGCCGTCGGTCACCGCGACATCGAGGCGAGCGCGCCGATGGAGAAGGACACCATCTTCCGCCTCGCCTCGATGTCGAAAGCCGTCACGAGCGTCGCCATCATGATACTCATGGAGGAAGGACGACTCTTGCTGAGCGATCCGTTGTCGAAGTTCATTCCAGCCTTCGAGAGCACGACTGTGGCCGTGCCGCCTCCGCCGAATGCGCCGGAGAGCAGCCCAGTGGCGGTCGTCCCCGCCGAGCGCCCAATCACGATTCGAGATCTACTCACGCACACGGCCGGCATCTCGTATGGCGCCGGTGCGACGGAGCCGCAGTATCAGGCCGCAGGCTTCGACGAATGGTATTTCGCCGGCAGTACCGAGCCGATCGGCGCGCGAATCGAAAAGCTCGCCACACTGCCATTCGATGAACAGCCTGGCAAGCGCTGGGTCTACGGCTACTCGACCGATATCCTCGGCTCCGTGGTCGAGAAGGCCTCGGGTCTGAAATTCGACGAGTTCTTGCGCCAGCGTGTCTTCGAACCGCTGAAGATGGTCG contains:
- a CDS encoding endonuclease III gives rise to the protein MPPNAAPIDRTLRTLKKAILSMELPAIEKISEEQEGDAFQVLIGTMLSAQTRDPVTHEASTRLFAVAPTPGVLARLPLTRIERLIYPVSFYRNKARHVKAASRQIIAEFGGRIPATMEELLTLPGVGRKTATLTLIVAHESADYICVDTHVHRIANRFGWVKTKTPKQTELALYDAVPKRWWADVNLFLVSWGQNICKPVYPLCRTCPLDRLCPKIGVRIRNQDS
- a CDS encoding serine hydrolase; protein product: MSIHIVRARVLSICFALVTAVVLTAPPVHAQGLPTAAPESVGVSSERLARLSETMRRYVDEKRIAGVVTLIARDGKVIHFDAVGHRDIEASAPMEKDTIFRLASMSKAVTSVAIMILMEEGRLLLSDPLSKFIPAFESTTVAVPPPPNAPESSPVAVVPAERPITIRDLLTHTAGISYGAGATEPQYQAAGFDEWYFAGSTEPIGARIEKLATLPFDEQPGKRWVYGYSTDILGSVVEKASGLKFDEFLRQRVFEPLKMVDTYFFLPPEKRDRLSTVYSATPDGGIERAPDTGRSQGAYVDGPRASFSGGAGLLSTTQDYARFLQMLLNGGELDGVRILGPKTIEMMTSNHVGTLYAEGTLGFGLGFEVVEHLGSAGRPGSVGEFSWGGAYFTRFWVDPQEKLVALFMAQLLPSEGLDLQGKFRALVYQAIEAPVAVEASVAR